In Gemmata obscuriglobus, a single genomic region encodes these proteins:
- a CDS encoding DUF4058 family protein — protein sequence MPSPFPGMDPYLETPKLWPAFQHQLLACLYQILLPGLVDRYRARVGTRTYTSEMPLFTSIVREEFAEEFIEIRNRSDGKLVTLLEVVCPANKTTPAGRAAYLHARQQALAQRAGVVEIDIVLQGKPLLTYSRDGLPEYDYAVTVTRSNAPDRYEIYTATLQKKLPKFKLPLAADDRDALLDLQAAFGRAYDLGSFAGQIDYKSPPPPDVPLSSAHRTWTEDLFKQLKLR from the coding sequence ATGCCCAGCCCGTTTCCTGGCATGGACCCGTACCTCGAAACGCCGAAACTCTGGCCCGCGTTCCAGCACCAACTCCTCGCGTGCCTGTACCAAATTCTCCTCCCGGGTCTTGTGGACCGTTACCGCGCCCGCGTCGGCACCCGCACCTACACCTCCGAGATGCCGCTGTTCACTTCCATCGTCCGTGAGGAGTTCGCGGAGGAGTTCATTGAGATCCGCAACCGCTCCGATGGCAAGCTGGTGACGCTGCTCGAAGTGGTGTGCCCCGCGAACAAAACCACCCCCGCCGGGCGCGCCGCGTACCTCCACGCCCGTCAGCAGGCCCTGGCGCAACGGGCCGGGGTTGTCGAAATCGACATTGTGTTACAGGGTAAGCCGCTGCTCACGTACTCGCGCGACGGTCTGCCGGAGTACGACTACGCGGTCACGGTGACACGCTCGAACGCCCCGGACCGGTACGAGATTTACACCGCGACGCTCCAGAAGAAGCTGCCGAAGTTCAAGCTCCCGCTCGCGGCCGACGACCGCGACGCGCTGCTCGACTTGCAGGCCGCTTTCGGTCGTGCCTACGACCTCGGGAGCTTTGCCGGCCAAATTGATTACAAGAGCCCGCCGCCGCCCGATGTGCCGCTCTCGTCCGCCCACCGCACCTGGACCGAAGACCTCTTCAAGCAACTGAAGTTGCGGTAG
- a CDS encoding protein kinase domain-containing protein has protein sequence MGTSVFPRSVAALLPPMRDTDPTALLRELLASGVVANESYEALDAADRFAVDHAPSAAALLDQLVRTRLLTEFQAARVRTGRLHGLTLGNYRLLDRIGTGGMGVVYRAEHRQLRTVVAVKVLQPSPEVNPRMLARFFLEARAVGQLKHPNIVAAIDAGEEPARGPDVPALPYFVMEFLAGADLERVAAAAPLSVGFACQIAHQIADALIEAHRLKLVHRDIKPSNVLVTPDGQAKLLDFGLARLPGEERITRTGAQLGTVGYMAPEQARNAHDVDARADVFGLGCTLYFALTGQAPFSSVTAAFGPTPSARALRPEVPAGLDAVVSRMMAAEPAQRYPTAEAAMRALLAFLPASAGALPARAQGPLTPPPGGARASADSGPCATTHTSPGRVLIVDDQIDIRRLCRVALGAEGLQCEEVGNGPDAVALACQKAYDLVLLDVDLPGFSGEEVLRRLRQRQPTRHLKVVMFSGAASGDELSRIMLAGADDFLTKPFSVVQLRARVKAALRLKDAQDRADVLNRELLTVNAELEQALEARDGELLRARNGLVLALAKLVEHRSAESGRHLQRLQRYCRALAEGAAALPAYAPQIDATFIRVLEDAVPLHDIGKAALPDHILNKPGRLDEGERTLMEAHTTIGADTLREVARQHPFATGFLHVAIDIARGHHERWDGSGYPDRLSGEGIPLVARLVAFADVYDAMRSRLVYKPALSHHTAVLVITEKSEGQFDPGLREAFLQAAPQFDRIFRELGD, from the coding sequence GTGGGTACTTCCGTCTTCCCGCGCTCGGTTGCCGCGCTGTTGCCCCCCATGCGAGACACCGACCCGACCGCCCTGTTGCGCGAACTGCTCGCCAGCGGGGTTGTGGCGAACGAGAGCTACGAGGCGCTTGACGCCGCGGACCGGTTCGCCGTCGATCACGCGCCCTCCGCCGCCGCCCTGCTCGATCAACTCGTTCGCACCCGCCTGCTCACCGAGTTCCAGGCCGCCCGCGTGCGCACCGGCCGTCTCCACGGCCTCACCCTCGGCAACTACCGGTTACTCGATCGGATCGGCACCGGCGGCATGGGCGTGGTGTACCGCGCCGAGCACCGGCAGTTGCGTACGGTCGTCGCGGTGAAGGTGCTGCAGCCGTCGCCGGAGGTGAACCCGCGGATGCTCGCGCGGTTCTTTCTCGAGGCCCGCGCCGTCGGGCAGCTCAAGCACCCCAACATCGTCGCCGCGATCGACGCCGGGGAGGAGCCGGCCCGCGGCCCGGACGTTCCGGCGCTGCCGTACTTCGTGATGGAGTTTCTCGCGGGGGCGGACCTGGAGCGCGTCGCCGCGGCGGCCCCGCTGTCCGTCGGGTTCGCGTGCCAGATCGCGCACCAGATCGCCGACGCGCTGATCGAAGCGCACCGGCTGAAACTCGTCCACCGCGACATCAAGCCGTCCAACGTGCTGGTCACGCCCGACGGGCAGGCCAAGCTGCTCGACTTCGGGCTCGCGCGGCTGCCCGGGGAGGAGCGCATCACCCGCACCGGCGCGCAGCTCGGCACGGTCGGGTACATGGCGCCCGAACAGGCCCGCAACGCGCACGACGTGGACGCCCGGGCCGACGTCTTCGGGCTCGGCTGCACGCTCTACTTCGCGCTCACCGGCCAGGCCCCGTTTTCGAGCGTGACGGCCGCGTTCGGCCCCACGCCCAGCGCCCGGGCGTTGCGGCCCGAGGTGCCCGCCGGGCTCGACGCGGTGGTGAGCCGGATGATGGCCGCGGAGCCCGCGCAGCGGTACCCGACGGCCGAGGCCGCGATGCGGGCGCTGCTCGCGTTCCTCCCGGCGAGCGCGGGCGCTCTGCCCGCCCGTGCGCAGGGGCCGCTCACCCCACCCCCCGGCGGCGCGCGGGCGTCTGCGGACAGCGGCCCGTGCGCGACCACGCACACCTCGCCGGGGCGCGTTCTTATCGTCGACGATCAGATAGACATCCGCCGGCTGTGTCGGGTCGCGCTCGGGGCCGAGGGGCTCCAGTGCGAGGAGGTCGGTAACGGCCCGGACGCGGTCGCGCTGGCGTGTCAAAAGGCCTACGACTTGGTCCTGTTGGACGTGGACCTGCCCGGGTTCAGCGGCGAGGAGGTGTTGCGCCGGCTGCGCCAGCGCCAGCCCACCCGGCACCTGAAGGTGGTGATGTTCTCCGGGGCCGCCAGCGGCGACGAGCTGTCGCGCATCATGCTGGCCGGCGCCGACGACTTCCTCACCAAGCCGTTCAGCGTGGTGCAGCTCCGCGCCCGGGTTAAGGCCGCGCTGCGCCTGAAGGACGCACAGGACCGCGCGGACGTGCTGAACCGCGAGCTGCTCACCGTCAACGCCGAACTGGAGCAGGCCCTTGAGGCCCGCGACGGCGAGTTGCTCCGCGCCCGCAACGGGCTGGTGCTCGCGCTCGCGAAGCTGGTCGAGCACCGGTCCGCGGAGAGCGGCCGGCACTTGCAGCGGCTCCAGCGGTACTGCCGCGCCCTCGCCGAGGGGGCCGCCGCCCTGCCCGCCTACGCGCCCCAGATCGACGCCACCTTCATCCGGGTGCTCGAGGACGCGGTGCCGCTCCACGACATCGGCAAGGCGGCGCTGCCGGACCACATCCTGAACAAGCCCGGCCGGCTCGACGAGGGCGAGCGCACGCTGATGGAGGCCCACACCACCATCGGGGCGGACACGCTCCGCGAGGTGGCCCGTCAGCACCCGTTCGCGACCGGCTTCTTGCACGTGGCGATCGACATCGCGCGGGGGCACCACGAGCGCTGGGACGGGAGCGGGTACCCGGACCGGCTGTCGGGCGAGGGCATCCCGCTGGTCGCCCGGCTGGTGGCGTTCGCGGACGTGTACGACGCGATGCGGAGCCGGCTCGTGTACAAGCCCGCCCTGTCACACCACACGGCGGTGCTCGTGATCACCGAGAAATCGGAGGGCCAGTTCGACCCCGGGCTGCGCGAGGCGTTCCTCCAGGCGGCCCCGCAGTTCGATCGCATCTTCCGGGAGCTGGGCGACTGA
- a CDS encoding leucine-rich repeat domain-containing protein codes for MLRVLLLGVGTVWSFPARAGDETAAVQFVEKSGGRVFLSDGAVTGVDLSGAKTFTDAGLKELSLFAGLTNLNLTNTQVTDAALKDVARFPKLTVLNVSYTQITDEGLREIAGLTELTDLVLDYTKVSGSGLKHLAALTKLRTLSLGSKIVTDAGLRGLVGVRGLRQLDLRETSVTDAGLKEIAPLSELKTLMLVNAPVTGPGLKDLALLTKLQFLFLSGTRITGDGLSELTGLKSLRLLELGGTPLTDAGLKQLAGFDTLGHLGLSNTKVTGAGLKELAALKQLSGLDLGSTKITDADLKEIAALTNLTGLTMRDTPVTDAGVRNLAPLTKLRRLNLTHTKVTNACAKTLATFKHLTSVDLHQTDVTEEGGKELKAALPNCQFIISQRK; via the coding sequence ATGTTGCGGGTGTTGCTGCTCGGGGTTGGTACGGTCTGGAGTTTCCCGGCCCGCGCGGGCGACGAAACGGCGGCCGTTCAGTTCGTTGAAAAGTCGGGCGGGCGGGTGTTCCTATCGGACGGTGCGGTAACCGGAGTCGACCTGTCTGGCGCGAAGACGTTTACCGATGCCGGGCTCAAGGAACTCAGCTTGTTCGCCGGTCTGACGAACCTCAACCTCACTAACACTCAGGTAACGGACGCCGCGTTAAAAGACGTGGCCCGGTTCCCGAAGTTGACCGTTCTCAACGTCTCCTACACACAGATCACGGACGAAGGGTTGAGGGAAATTGCAGGCCTGACGGAGCTGACGGACCTCGTCCTCGATTACACGAAGGTGTCTGGCAGCGGCCTCAAACACCTGGCGGCCCTGACCAAACTGAGGACACTCTCACTCGGCTCAAAAATTGTAACTGATGCCGGGCTGAGGGGACTGGTCGGGGTGCGCGGGCTCCGCCAACTCGACCTACGAGAGACCAGCGTCACCGACGCGGGACTGAAAGAAATCGCTCCGCTCTCGGAACTCAAAACCCTCATGCTGGTGAACGCGCCGGTGACCGGCCCCGGCCTCAAGGACCTCGCGCTCCTGACCAAGTTGCAGTTCTTGTTCCTGAGCGGGACGCGAATCACCGGTGACGGGTTGAGCGAACTGACCGGCCTCAAGAGCCTCAGGTTACTTGAACTCGGAGGCACGCCGCTCACGGACGCGGGGCTGAAACAGTTGGCCGGGTTCGACACGCTCGGCCACCTCGGCTTGTCCAACACCAAGGTCACCGGCGCGGGGCTGAAAGAACTTGCCGCCCTCAAGCAGTTATCCGGACTCGACCTCGGCTCCACAAAAATCACTGACGCGGATCTGAAAGAAATCGCGGCACTCACGAACCTCACCGGGCTCACGATGCGCGACACACCAGTAACGGACGCCGGCGTCCGCAACCTGGCCCCGTTAACCAAACTTCGGCGCCTAAATCTGACGCACACGAAGGTGACGAACGCGTGCGCGAAGACACTCGCCACGTTCAAGCACTTAACCAGCGTTGATTTGCACCAAACCGACGTGACCGAAGAGGGAGGGAAAGAACTCAAAGCGGCACTGCCGAATTGCCAATTCATCATCAGCCAGCGGAAGTAG
- the cysK gene encoding cysteine synthase A has product MATDTTFRGHVYDDITQTFGNTPCIRLRKVVGDAKATVIGKLENFNPLWSVKDRIGVAMIDAAEKAGKIGPNTLIVEPTSGNTGIGLAFTCAARGYKLAVAMPESMSLERQRLLKALGATLVLTPRELGMKGAVSKAMEMFQEAGGEPKAFIPQQFKNPANPDVHRRTTAEEIWRATGGTIDILVSGVGTGGTITGCGEVLKSRKPSVKCIAVEPTQSPVLTQHIVQGVPKDQVKPLGPHKIQGIGAGFVPDVLNTAIIDEVVQVTDDEAFEMGRRLAKEEGMLCGISCGAAAHAAVKIAHRPENAGKVIVVVLPDLGERYLSTALYPQD; this is encoded by the coding sequence ATGGCCACCGATACCACCTTTCGCGGTCACGTTTACGACGACATCACGCAGACGTTCGGGAACACTCCGTGCATCCGCCTTCGGAAGGTAGTGGGTGACGCGAAAGCCACGGTGATCGGTAAGCTGGAGAACTTCAACCCGTTGTGGTCGGTGAAGGACCGCATCGGGGTGGCGATGATCGACGCCGCGGAGAAAGCCGGCAAGATCGGGCCGAACACGCTCATCGTTGAACCGACGAGCGGTAACACCGGTATCGGTCTCGCGTTCACGTGCGCTGCACGGGGTTACAAACTCGCGGTGGCGATGCCCGAAAGCATGTCGTTGGAGCGCCAGCGCCTCCTGAAGGCGCTCGGCGCCACACTCGTCCTGACGCCACGCGAGCTGGGAATGAAAGGCGCCGTGTCGAAGGCGATGGAAATGTTCCAGGAAGCGGGCGGCGAGCCGAAGGCGTTCATCCCGCAGCAGTTCAAGAACCCGGCGAACCCCGATGTCCACCGCCGCACGACGGCCGAGGAGATCTGGCGCGCGACCGGCGGAACGATCGACATTTTGGTGTCGGGCGTCGGTACCGGCGGGACGATCACCGGGTGCGGCGAGGTGCTGAAGTCGCGCAAGCCGTCGGTGAAGTGTATCGCCGTCGAACCGACGCAAAGCCCGGTTCTGACGCAGCACATCGTTCAAGGGGTGCCGAAGGACCAGGTGAAGCCGCTGGGGCCGCACAAGATCCAGGGCATCGGCGCCGGGTTCGTGCCGGACGTGCTGAACACCGCGATCATCGACGAGGTCGTTCAGGTGACCGACGACGAAGCTTTCGAGATGGGCCGGCGGCTCGCGAAAGAAGAAGGGATGCTGTGCGGCATCTCGTGCGGCGCCGCGGCCCACGCGGCGGTGAAAATCGCCCACCGCCCCGAGAACGCCGGGAAGGTGATCGTGGTGGTGCTGCCGGACCTCGGCGAGCGGTACCTCAGCACCGCGCTGTACCCGCAGGATTGA
- the speA gene encoding biosynthetic arginine decarboxylase, which yields MAKRPDSSDLNPAWKLHDAFETYGVKNWGKGYFGINKQGHVTVHPDKNTDRAIDLKDLVDQIRTRGIEPPLLLRFTDILQHRIGEIAGAFERSRKEYGYAGEYHCVYPIKVNQQRHVVEEVLSFGKDYNFGLEAGSKPELLAVLALTNGVDTPIICNGFKDDEFIKMVVMSRKIGKNIIPVVEKFTELELIVKYMEELGVRQPIGVRVKLASRGSGRWRGSAGYRSKFGLTLTEVLEAYEFLKSKGLGDCLQMTHFHMGSQVSDIRKVKDALSEAARIYVELCRLGAGLKYIDVGGGLGIDYDGSQTAFESSMNYTLQEYANDVVYRIKSVCDEAGVPHPAIISESGRALVAYHSVLVFDVLGTSDFDKCTAPDTLPDDAPEPIRDLFSNYKELNKKNFIEFYHDAVDQMEKTLSLFNLGHLTIELRALAERLFWAFGRKLQRIVRDLDYVPEELNGLDNMLSDTYFCNFSVFQSMPDSWAIKQLFPIMPIHRLTEPPTRRGVLGDITCDSDGKVDQFIDLRDVRNTLELHPHNANEPYYLGAFLLGAYQEILGDLHNLLGDTHAVHVSMEEDGTPSIDSVVKGDTVTEVLNYVQYNAEKLTDRMRKDVEKAVKRGKITAAEARHFLRFYENGLEGYTYLEEPSA from the coding sequence ATGGCCAAGCGCCCCGACTCGTCCGACCTGAACCCGGCCTGGAAGCTCCACGACGCGTTCGAGACCTACGGGGTCAAGAACTGGGGTAAGGGCTACTTCGGCATCAACAAGCAGGGGCACGTCACCGTCCACCCCGACAAGAACACCGACCGCGCGATCGACCTCAAGGACCTCGTCGACCAGATCCGCACCCGCGGCATCGAGCCGCCCCTGCTGCTGCGGTTCACGGACATCCTCCAGCACCGGATCGGCGAGATCGCCGGCGCGTTCGAGAGGTCCCGCAAGGAGTACGGCTACGCCGGCGAGTACCACTGCGTGTACCCGATCAAGGTGAACCAGCAGCGGCACGTGGTCGAGGAGGTGCTGAGCTTCGGGAAGGACTACAACTTCGGCCTCGAAGCCGGCAGCAAGCCCGAACTGCTCGCGGTGCTCGCGCTGACCAACGGCGTGGACACGCCGATCATCTGCAACGGGTTCAAGGACGACGAGTTCATCAAGATGGTGGTGATGTCCCGGAAGATCGGGAAGAACATCATCCCCGTTGTCGAGAAGTTCACCGAACTGGAACTGATCGTCAAGTACATGGAGGAGCTGGGCGTCCGGCAGCCCATCGGCGTGCGGGTGAAGCTCGCGTCGCGCGGCAGCGGCCGGTGGCGCGGCTCGGCCGGGTACCGGTCGAAGTTCGGGCTCACGCTGACGGAGGTGCTCGAAGCCTACGAGTTCCTCAAGAGCAAGGGCCTCGGCGACTGCCTGCAGATGACCCACTTCCACATGGGCTCGCAGGTGTCCGACATCCGCAAGGTGAAGGACGCGCTGTCCGAAGCGGCTCGCATCTACGTGGAACTGTGCCGGCTCGGCGCCGGGCTCAAGTACATCGACGTCGGCGGCGGGCTGGGCATCGACTACGACGGCTCGCAGACCGCGTTCGAGAGCAGCATGAACTACACGCTGCAGGAGTACGCGAACGACGTGGTGTACCGGATCAAGTCGGTGTGCGACGAGGCCGGGGTGCCGCACCCCGCGATCATCTCCGAGAGCGGCCGGGCGCTGGTCGCGTACCACTCGGTGCTGGTGTTCGATGTGCTCGGCACCAGCGACTTCGACAAGTGTACCGCCCCGGACACGCTCCCGGACGACGCCCCCGAACCGATCCGCGACCTGTTCAGCAACTACAAGGAGCTGAACAAGAAGAACTTCATCGAGTTCTACCACGACGCCGTGGACCAGATGGAGAAGACGCTGTCGCTCTTCAACCTGGGCCACCTCACCATCGAGCTGCGGGCGCTGGCGGAGCGGCTGTTCTGGGCGTTCGGGCGGAAGCTCCAGCGGATCGTCCGCGACCTGGACTACGTCCCGGAGGAGCTGAACGGCCTCGACAACATGCTCTCGGACACCTACTTCTGCAACTTTTCGGTGTTCCAGAGCATGCCCGACTCGTGGGCCATCAAGCAGCTCTTCCCGATTATGCCGATCCACCGGCTCACTGAGCCGCCGACCCGGCGCGGGGTGCTGGGCGACATCACCTGCGACTCCGACGGCAAGGTGGACCAGTTCATCGACCTGCGCGACGTGCGCAACACGCTCGAACTGCACCCGCACAACGCCAACGAGCCGTACTACCTGGGGGCGTTCCTCCTGGGCGCGTACCAGGAGATCCTCGGCGACCTCCACAACCTGCTCGGGGACACGCACGCGGTTCACGTGTCGATGGAAGAGGACGGCACCCCGAGCATCGACTCCGTTGTGAAGGGCGACACCGTGACGGAGGTGCTGAACTACGTCCAGTACAACGCCGAGAAGCTCACCGACCGGATGCGCAAGGACGTGGAGAAGGCCGTGAAGCGCGGGAAGATCACGGCGGCGGAGGCGCGGCATTTCCTGCGCTTCTACGAGAACGGGCTCGAGGGCTACACCTATCTCGAAGAGCCCAGCGCGTAG
- a CDS encoding serine hydrolase domain-containing protein, protein MLCRRPAFAAAVLVSLTLLLGTFPTGLRADEAKPDPTLTRQIAAVRDAHKVPALWAGLVEGEALVAVAAVGVRKVGADDSVTAADRVHIGSDTKAMTATLLAVLIEQKKLSWSSTVGEVLPDLKGKIHDDYLGVTVSQLLAHEGGVVPNVLWWGTDRDKPVRDQRAALLPVILKNAPADKPGTKFVYSNASYVVAGAMAEAVADAPWEELMRERLFKPLKLASAGFGSPGKKGATEQPWGHKPAKDGFEPTQFDNAPVIGPAGTVHLSLPDWAKFASAHLRGAQGKGTFLKPETFAKLHTPAEGFRYAGGWGVNKDANLSHDGSNSFWYSRVRLVPKQNVAFLVVTNAGGDEAQKAVAAAEKVLIEYARERAAKK, encoded by the coding sequence ATGCTGTGCCGCCGGCCCGCATTTGCCGCCGCTGTTCTCGTTTCGCTCACACTTCTGCTCGGCACCTTCCCGACCGGGCTTCGCGCCGACGAAGCGAAGCCCGACCCCACGCTCACACGACAGATCGCGGCGGTCCGGGACGCGCACAAGGTGCCGGCCCTCTGGGCCGGGCTCGTGGAAGGCGAGGCGCTCGTTGCCGTCGCCGCGGTCGGGGTTCGTAAGGTCGGTGCCGACGACTCGGTTACCGCCGCCGACCGCGTTCACATCGGGTCGGACACCAAGGCCATGACTGCGACTTTGCTCGCGGTCCTGATCGAGCAGAAAAAGTTGAGCTGGTCGTCCACGGTCGGTGAAGTGCTGCCCGACCTCAAGGGCAAAATTCACGACGACTACCTGGGCGTTACGGTCTCGCAACTGCTCGCCCACGAGGGCGGGGTGGTGCCGAACGTGCTCTGGTGGGGGACCGATCGGGACAAACCGGTGCGCGATCAGCGGGCCGCGCTGCTGCCGGTGATCCTGAAGAACGCGCCGGCCGACAAGCCCGGGACCAAGTTCGTGTACTCGAACGCGTCGTACGTGGTCGCGGGCGCGATGGCCGAGGCGGTTGCCGACGCCCCGTGGGAAGAGCTGATGCGCGAGCGGCTGTTCAAGCCGTTGAAGCTCGCGAGTGCAGGTTTTGGCTCGCCGGGCAAGAAGGGTGCAACGGAGCAGCCGTGGGGCCACAAGCCCGCGAAGGACGGGTTCGAGCCGACGCAATTCGACAACGCTCCCGTGATCGGTCCGGCCGGTACGGTTCACCTGTCGCTACCGGACTGGGCCAAGTTCGCATCCGCTCACCTCCGCGGCGCACAGGGGAAAGGAACGTTCTTGAAGCCCGAGACGTTTGCCAAGTTGCACACCCCGGCCGAGGGGTTCCGGTACGCCGGCGGGTGGGGCGTTAACAAGGACGCGAACCTCTCGCACGACGGGAGCAACTCGTTCTGGTACTCGCGGGTGCGTCTGGTGCCGAAACAGAACGTCGCCTTTTTGGTTGTGACTA